The region TCCGAACGTCGTCGAGCCCTTCGTAGTGCTGAATGGTGTAGCCGTACTTGCCTACGGTTTCGGGCGTGATGTCGATTTGCATCCCTTCGGCCGGAATGCGCAGCGGCCCAAACGCATCGATCGACCACTGGCCGGGCGTATCCTGCCCCCAGACCAGAATGTTGTTCGGCACCCGGTCGGTGTAGAACTCACGCGTTACCGACGTGATCGACTCCAGGCCTTCCATGGCCTTGGCATGGGCCGGGGTGGTTTTGATGATGTACTCGTTCTTGACGGGCTGTTGCCAGTCTTCCGGCACAATGTCGAACCGAGCCCAGAACCGTTCGTTCAACTGCTGCGTGGTGTTGAGACGGTAGGTAAACTCGGCTTCGGGCGGTTCCTGACCGGGTTCGCCGTTCAGGTAGACGGTCCCCTGCTTGATCTCCAGGTTGTCGCCGGGCATGCCGATGCACCGCTTGATGTAGTACGTGCGCATGTCGACCGGGCGCTCCAGTTCGGCCGGATAGTTGAACACGACCACGTCGTTCCGTTTGATCTCCGAAATGCCCGGCAGGCGGTATTGCGGCAACTGGATCAACGTGGAGTAGGCCGGAATGTCGGTTCCCCAGATGGTCTGAAACGTCAGTGGAATTTGCAGTGGCGTTTGAGGTGTGCGGGCACCGTAGTGGATTTTGCTGACGAACAGGTAGTCACCAACCAGCAGGGTTTTTTCCATCGACGGCGTGGGGATGTTGTAAGGCTCCAGAAAGAGCCACCGCAGCAGCACAGCCATCGCTACCGCAAACAGCAGGTCGTAGGCTCCTTTGCGGAAGCCACCTTTCGGCTGACGGTTTTTGGGTTTTCGTTCGAGCAGGGGCATGCTCATAGGGCAGAAAATGAGATAAGGTGGTGATGAATCGGAATGTTCCTCGACAAAGTTACGCAGATAATCGGCTCTACAACGTACGAAAGGTGACGGATAGTTCGATTAAGGGCTGCGGAAAAGTTAGCACCCTGGGCAACCACTTGCTTTCCGAAAAAGGAACAAAGGGCCACTGCCGGGGTTGGCCGAACCAAAAACGGGCTAAGTGGTTGTCCAGGTGGGCGTTCGGGCACAACCGAGCTTGGAGAACTACGTATAGCCAAGAAACCCTTATTTCCTATGGCGACACAAGAAAAAAACTATACGAAGCAGTTGGAGACCACCATCGAATCCCTGCGGAGCAACGACTTTTCCGAAAAAGCCCGGCCTTTCATCAACGAGTGGCTCGACGTGCTCAAAGAGAGCGACGATGTTTTGCTAAAAACCCTGACGCGCGAACTGGAGTCGCTGAAGCAACTGCTAGGTTCCAAGCAGCCCGACAAGCAGGAACTGAGCCATCTGCTGCACGACATCGGAGAACATACCCTCGAAATTGCGGCCACCACGCGCGGCGATCTAGGCAACGAACTACGCAAGCTGGGCGATGCCATCAAGCTGAGCAGCAGCAAAATCAAATAACGAATTGATCTAACGCACGAACGCAAAAGACCCGCCCACCGGCGGGTCTTCTTGTATAGAGGTAGACCTACGCTAATATTCCAGTACCAGTTCCGGTTCGGCCTTCTGGGCCAGTTGTGCTTCCAGCGTAGCGATGTGTTTCAGGAACTCCTCTTCTTTCCGTTGCATCTCCTCCTGCGTCGCGGCCAGTTCTTCCATGTTCTGACGCATCTCTTCTTCTTGTTCCTGCAATTGCTGCGTGCGCAGGGTGGCTTCCGAAAGCAGACGCGCCGTCTGGGTGTTGATGCGCTGGTTGCGCAATGCAACGGCTAAGCTTTCGCCCAGGCTGTGCAGAAACTGCATGACGTGTGGCGGAAACTCCCGGAACGACGCGACTTCGATCAAGCCTTCCACCTGGTCGTCGTGCATCAGCGGCATGATCAACAGCGCGCGGGGAAGTGCCTCGCCGAGTCCGGACGTGATGTTGATGTAGTCGGCCGGTACTTCGGTAAGGTAGGTCGGCATCTTTTCCAGAAACGTCTGGCCCAGCAGGCCCTCGCCAATTTCGATGCGCTGTTCCAGGTATTTTTTGCGATTGTAGGCATAACAGGACTGCAACGCGAGGTAGGCGCCTTCTTCGTCCTTTTCAAGGCTGTAGAAACCACCCTGGTTTGCTCCCAGGTAAGGCACAAGCTCGGCAATGAGTCGATCGCCTAGCGTTTTCAGGTCGTGCTGTTCGCGCAGAAGGTGCGCGAAGCGCGCCATGCCTTCGGTCGCCCAGGTGCGCTGTTTCTCTTCCTGCGCAGAGTGGTGCAGCAGTTGAATGTTTTTCTCCAGCTCGTTTTGCGACGAGAGCAGCTCCTCATTGCGCTGCTCCATGGCCTGATACAACGCGTCGGCTTTGTTCTCGGCTTTGCGGTTGATGAGTGCGAGCGTCAGCACAATGGCCAGCCCCACCAGGAGGGCCAGCACGCTGGAAAGCGTCCCGAGAAATCCGGTGCGGATGATCTCCGTATCGAGGTCGATCTCCAGCCAGGCATTCAAGGTCGAAAACGCGCTCAGCAGCAGCAGCGAGAAAACCGTGGTGGCGATCAAAGGCGCTTTTTCGCGCAGGTCGTAAATGATGAACGGTACCAGCGTGAACGACAGGCTGATCATATGGATGCCCGTGACGGGTTCTTCCCCGGCTTTGGCCAGGTAGGCCTCGTAGATCAGGGCCAGGAGCAGCGGCAGGGTGGCCACCACAAACCGACCGATCTGAAAGGCACCGGCCGCGTTGAAGGCGATGATGCCCAGGCAAACCAATACGCCAACGATGGGAATGTGCACCAGGGGCGGGAAGAAGAAGTAGGAGAAGAATACGAAAGGAGTAGCGATACCAAACCCGATGATGAGAGCAATGGCGTTGCTGAGCTGAATTTTCCGTTGCGTAGGGGCATCATACTCGACACGACTGCCCAACTGAATAAGTGTGGTGATCCACATCATAATAGCTTACTAATTTATTGGTACAATTATAATAAAAATTGTAACTAATTTTGTTTCGTTCGACTCGCCTACAGGCGGCGTGCTCTGTAATGAAGTAGCGTCGTTTCGAGGGAAGTACAAAGCGGAAGGCGGTTGCGTTGCCGAACCTTACGTATGGGCAGCCCAAGGCATTTGGATCGAATTAAATAGCCTAGTCGGATGACGGTGAGTGAGTTGCCGACACGGGAAATTCAGACAAAGGATTGCGCTAGGCCCCTACTAGTGCAGCGTAAGGACCAGGACCGCGAAAGTGCGTGTCGTTTCACACGGCGTACGTTTTCGGCGTGCAGGAGGAGGAGCGAGCTAGCGGTCAGTAACGTTCCCACAGGGTACGAAGCACCTCCTGCATGGCGTGTCGGTAGTCGGACGAGGGCTGCACGAAGTTGTTGTGCATGAAGCTGAAAATCAGTTTTCGCCCATCCTGGGTAATCAGGTACCCACTCAGGCAATAGGTGTTGCTCAGCGAGCCGGTTTTGGCGAAGACATAGGGCGGGCCGTCGGGGTTGCCGTACCAGTTGCGAAGCGTACCGGACTTGCCACCGGCCGGGAAGATCGTGTACAGCCGTTCGTCGCTGAGCTGTGCGTCGATTTTACGCAGAAGGGCGACCATGTTGCGTGGCGTTTGCAGGTTGTAGCGCGAAAGGCCGGAGCCGTCGACCCAACGGGGCGGGTCGGGCAAATCGGTCAGGTGCGTCCGCATCATGTACGCAATAGTAGAATCGACGCTTAGGGTATCCAGCCGTTGCGCTGAGCAGAGCATCAGCAGTTGTTCCGCAAAAAAATTGTCGCTGACGTGCATCATCCAGCGGTAGGCGCTGTCGGCCGGCAGGCTGTACAGCGTTTGCGTGGGCAGTTCCTGAAACTGGGTGGAAAGCACCACCGGGCGGTGTAGTGTGTCGGCCAACAGGGCGGCGGTAAGCGACGCTGACGGTCGGAAGGGGACATCCTGCGTAAAGGCCAGGGTGTCGGGCCTGGCCGCGTACGAAAAGTGGTTCTGGTCTACCTGACGACGCAGGTACGTGTGTCCTGGCAAGCTGGCAGAAGCTTTGTGCAGGTACTGCCCGAAAAACGCCGGGAACGGCAGCGGTTGGGATTCCTCGGCTACAAACTGAAAGCGCACGATGTTGCCGTACAAGGGCAAGGTGGAGCGTTCGGCCGAATAGTAATCGTTGTAGTCGTCCCAGGCCCACCCCGGTCCGAAGTGCGCCGCGGCGGTAGGACGGGGGACGTAGCACAGCGTCTGCGGGGCCGCGCGCAGCATCTGGAACACGTGTGCCTCGTACGTGGTATCGATGTGAGGCAGATCGGGGTGCAACAGGGTCGGGTCGCCCGTGCCGGTAAAAAAGAGCGTGTCGTGACGCAGGTCGTACCGCAGGGCCGGCAGCGAGTCGCCGAGCAGTTGCAGGCACGTGTACAGCGTCAGGATTTTGGTATTGGAGGCGGGCGTAAAGTACTTGTCACTCTGGTATTCGTACACCATCCGGTCCAGAAGCGGATCGTACAGCGCAAAACCGGTAAACGCCTGCTGAAACACCGGCGATTCTGCAATGAGGTGCCGAAACTGACGGGAAGAAAGATGGGGCGAGTGGGTAGCACAGGCCGTTAGCAGCACCGCCAGACTACCAGCGCCGAGCCGATGAAACAAACGCGACAGGGTCATGCGGAGAAAGATACCGGCTTTCTGCCATTTTTGTAACCCCGGCCCCCGCCGTCGGCGTTGTAACAGGCAAAGCATACGCTCGTCATTAACCCTCACTTCCCTCGTGAACTACCCCTCTTTAGGCACCTCCGACCTGCGGGTCAGCGAAATCAGTTTCGGATGCATGTCGTTGCAGCGCGACGACCAGCAGAACCAACGCCTGTTGCACCAGGCCCTGGACCGGGGCATCACCTTGTTCGACACCGCCGATCTGTACGACAAAGGCCGAAACGAAGCGACCGTGGGACGGGCCTTCCGCGGCATGCGCCAGCGGGTCGTGCTGGCCAGCAAAGTGGGCAACCAGTGGCGTCCCGACGGGAGTGGCTGGGACTGGAATCCCCGCAAAGACTACATTCTGACCGCCGTCGAGCAAAGCCTGAAACGCCTGCAAACCGATTACCTGGACCTGTACCAACTGCACGGCGGCACGCTCGACGATCCCATTGATGAAACCATCGAAGCTTTTGAACTGCTCAAAGAGCAGGGAAAGATTCGTGCCTACGGCATTTCGTCCATCCGGCCGAACGTAATCCGGGAGTGGGTACAACGCGCGCACCTGACCAGCGTCATGATGCAATACAGCCTGCTGGATCGCCGCCCCGAAGAGACGTGCCTTGCCTTGCTTCATCAGCACGGCATCGGGGTGTTGGCGCGCGGCAGTGTGGCGAAAGGGTTGTTACTGAACAAGCCCGCGGAATCGTACCTGGGGCATGCTCCGGCAGACGTTACACGCGCGGCGCAGGGCGTCGCCCGCCTGACGACCCCACAGCGCCCCGCTGCGGCCGTGGCCACTCGGTTTGTGCTGCACCACCCGGCCGTGACCACCGCCGTTGTGGGAATCCGGACAGAAGTGCAGCTAAACGAGGCTTTGCAAGCGGGCGATACGCCGCCGTTGACGGCGGCAGACGTGGCGCAACTGGCCGCGTCCGCCCCGGCGCGTACGTACACCGACCACCGGTGAGAAGGGCTAGCTCCTACATTTAATCAACCAAACCTTAAAGATCGCGGGAATGCCTTCGGAAGCCTACCGTTTTGGCCTGATTTCTTACCTGCGTCGGGGCAGGGAAAGGGGGCGCATTTTAGTTGCGCTTTCGTGTGCCTGCGGTCGCCCTTCCGGCCCTCGTGACGGAGATTTTTAGGCGCCTTTCCTAACAAAATCCGGTCAGCCGAGTTGTGTTGAGCACGGCCACGGCACAGGCATCGTGCGCATGTCGTTCGTGGGCCCGGCCGCCGACCGATTCGGCTATTACGTAAAAAAGAGTGGGATCACATCAAGTTCGTATATTGCGCAGACGACTTTTTTAACTCGAACATTACTAGCTCCTGAATCCCGACCTCTCTATGTCTCAGTCACTTTCTACGCGTACGTCTCAAGGCCTTACCCCCTCTCAGGATTACGACTCAGAATTTTGCGGACGCATTCCCGTGCAGTACATCAACTCGACTCAGGCGTATGGTTTTTTGCTGGTGCTGTCGGTCGATACGCTCAGCGTGCTGCAGGTCAGTGATACTTCTCGGCATTTGGGGGGACGAAAGCCCACCGAGCTGCTGGAGCGCCGGTTGGAGGAGTTGTTGCCCTCGCATCAGTACGACGTGATCCGCGACAAAGTAAAGGCCGGCTTGCCCCCACGGTTCACAACGCCCCTGTCGCTGCAGTTGGACGATACGGAGCTGCGCTTCATGGTACAATGGCACACCACCAACCAGTATCTGCTGACCGAATGGGTACCGACGTCGCTGACCCGTGCGTCGGCCAGCCAGGGATTCCCGAGTTTGCAGCAGGAAGCACAGACCTTGCAACAGGCCGAAACCTTCGAAGCCCTGGCCCAGGAAACGGTCGAGATGGTGCGGACGCTGGCCGGTTTCGACAAAGTAATGTTGTATCAGTTCGATCCGAAGTGGAACGGCGTCGTCATTGCCGAGACCAAGGCCGAAGGCATGGCGTCGTACCTGGGGCTGCGTTTTCCGGCATCGGACGTGCCACGGCAGTCGCGCGAACTGTACCGCACCAATCCGTACCGCTTTATTCCCGACCGGACGTATACGCCGGCGCGGCTGTTGCCGCTGCTGAACCCCATTACACAAAGCTTTACCGACCTGTCGCAATGCAACCTGCGGGGGGTCGCTCCGGTCCACATCGAATACCTGGGCAACATGGGCGTGACGGCGTCGCTTTCGCTGCCGATCCGGGTCAACGAAAAGCTGTGGGGCCTGATTTCGTGCCACCACCGGACCGCCCTGCAACCCGATGCCGACCTGCTGTCGTCACTCGAAGTGGCCTCTACGCTGGTGGCGTTGCGCATCAGTGCGCTGGAGAAAGAGACACACCTGCAACAACAGTTGTCCCAACACCAACACCGGGTGCTGATGCTGGAGCGCTTTTACAACGGCGATTCGCTTGAAAGCTGCCTGTTCGAACAG is a window of Catalinimonas alkaloidigena DNA encoding:
- the lepB gene encoding signal peptidase I, whose translation is MSMPLLERKPKNRQPKGGFRKGAYDLLFAVAMAVLLRWLFLEPYNIPTPSMEKTLLVGDYLFVSKIHYGARTPQTPLQIPLTFQTIWGTDIPAYSTLIQLPQYRLPGISEIKRNDVVVFNYPAELERPVDMRTYYIKRCIGMPGDNLEIKQGTVYLNGEPGQEPPEAEFTYRLNTTQQLNERFWARFDIVPEDWQQPVKNEYIIKTTPAHAKAMEGLESITSVTREFYTDRVPNNILVWGQDTPGQWSIDAFGPLRIPAEGMQIDITPETVGKYGYTIQHYEGLDDVRIDGNQLLIDGQPVTSYTFQQNYYFMMGDNRHNSADSRFWGFVPEDHVMGKALFVWWSVDKYQSYGNPKDKIRWNRIFSGIH
- a CDS encoding GAF domain-containing protein, producing the protein MSQSLSTRTSQGLTPSQDYDSEFCGRIPVQYINSTQAYGFLLVLSVDTLSVLQVSDTSRHLGGRKPTELLERRLEELLPSHQYDVIRDKVKAGLPPRFTTPLSLQLDDTELRFMVQWHTTNQYLLTEWVPTSLTRASASQGFPSLQQEAQTLQQAETFEALAQETVEMVRTLAGFDKVMLYQFDPKWNGVVIAETKAEGMASYLGLRFPASDVPRQSRELYRTNPYRFIPDRTYTPARLLPLLNPITQSFTDLSQCNLRGVAPVHIEYLGNMGVTASLSLPIRVNEKLWGLISCHHRTALQPDADLLSSLEVASTLVALRISALEKETHLQQQLSQHQHRVLMLERFYNGDSLESCLFEQSPNVLELLGLSGASLVVRNEIVNQGTTPSVQQIKALVTWLRRYHPKASFFSQSLAQEDEIGEGMYEVASGLVALPLLSSSEAYFLGYRAELVQSIDWGGNPNEAINFEANSKAYHPRHSFELWKETVRFTSTPWQDEERQLAMQLQVMMQQKIQGQ
- a CDS encoding GAF domain-containing protein, with translation MMWITTLIQLGSRVEYDAPTQRKIQLSNAIALIIGFGIATPFVFFSYFFFPPLVHIPIVGVLVCLGIIAFNAAGAFQIGRFVVATLPLLLALIYEAYLAKAGEEPVTGIHMISLSFTLVPFIIYDLREKAPLIATTVFSLLLLSAFSTLNAWLEIDLDTEIIRTGFLGTLSSVLALLVGLAIVLTLALINRKAENKADALYQAMEQRNEELLSSQNELEKNIQLLHHSAQEEKQRTWATEGMARFAHLLREQHDLKTLGDRLIAELVPYLGANQGGFYSLEKDEEGAYLALQSCYAYNRKKYLEQRIEIGEGLLGQTFLEKMPTYLTEVPADYINITSGLGEALPRALLIMPLMHDDQVEGLIEVASFREFPPHVMQFLHSLGESLAVALRNQRINTQTARLLSEATLRTQQLQEQEEEMRQNMEELAATQEEMQRKEEEFLKHIATLEAQLAQKAEPELVLEY
- a CDS encoding aldo/keto reductase, producing the protein MNYPSLGTSDLRVSEISFGCMSLQRDDQQNQRLLHQALDRGITLFDTADLYDKGRNEATVGRAFRGMRQRVVLASKVGNQWRPDGSGWDWNPRKDYILTAVEQSLKRLQTDYLDLYQLHGGTLDDPIDETIEAFELLKEQGKIRAYGISSIRPNVIREWVQRAHLTSVMMQYSLLDRRPEETCLALLHQHGIGVLARGSVAKGLLLNKPAESYLGHAPADVTRAAQGVARLTTPQRPAAAVATRFVLHHPAVTTAVVGIRTEVQLNEALQAGDTPPLTAADVAQLAASAPARTYTDHR
- a CDS encoding D-alanyl-D-alanine carboxypeptidase/D-alanyl-D-alanine-endopeptidase, yielding MTLSRLFHRLGAGSLAVLLTACATHSPHLSSRQFRHLIAESPVFQQAFTGFALYDPLLDRMVYEYQSDKYFTPASNTKILTLYTCLQLLGDSLPALRYDLRHDTLFFTGTGDPTLLHPDLPHIDTTYEAHVFQMLRAAPQTLCYVPRPTAAAHFGPGWAWDDYNDYYSAERSTLPLYGNIVRFQFVAEESQPLPFPAFFGQYLHKASASLPGHTYLRRQVDQNHFSYAARPDTLAFTQDVPFRPSASLTAALLADTLHRPVVLSTQFQELPTQTLYSLPADSAYRWMMHVSDNFFAEQLLMLCSAQRLDTLSVDSTIAYMMRTHLTDLPDPPRWVDGSGLSRYNLQTPRNMVALLRKIDAQLSDERLYTIFPAGGKSGTLRNWYGNPDGPPYVFAKTGSLSNTYCLSGYLITQDGRKLIFSFMHNNFVQPSSDYRHAMQEVLRTLWERY